Proteins encoded in a region of the Oceanispirochaeta sp. genome:
- a CDS encoding MFS transporter, whose protein sequence is MKTSLSRNIGLDYSFTFLSNLNLLHALWMIYLSLKGFSLLELGLLEGIFHITSFLMEVPTGAVADLWGRKNSRVMGRGFFIASQFFLWFSDQFVFQAAGFILTAISYNLESGAGEALVYDSLVTLEKENNFMGIRSRKELIFQLSSIIAFLSGGYFATKDYNIVFTATITLAIFSLINAFFMVEPPINRQENSQSGSIVLKIINSLIKQSKDSILVIRKEVRIAYLIVFTEGIFVFSTCQYFYLQTWWKSEGFSEWYMGIVFAAQCIIAGLSGLAAPGLDKKIGEFRLLLFLPVLLLFSLWGVALSSWKALFFILTGSLEGVLIVTVSDYINKLIPGEFRATILSYQSMVFSLLMILLFPLMGWLGDKYSLILSFKVIAVTATALYGIYIFTVFRRYSKG, encoded by the coding sequence ATGAAAACCAGCTTATCCCGGAATATCGGTCTTGATTATTCATTTACATTTTTATCCAACCTCAATCTACTCCATGCTCTCTGGATGATATATCTGAGCCTGAAGGGTTTTTCTTTGCTGGAGCTGGGCCTTTTGGAAGGAATCTTTCATATAACCTCCTTTCTGATGGAAGTCCCCACAGGGGCCGTGGCAGACCTCTGGGGACGGAAAAACAGCCGTGTCATGGGACGAGGCTTCTTTATTGCCAGTCAATTCTTTCTCTGGTTTTCCGATCAGTTTGTTTTTCAGGCCGCAGGATTTATTCTCACTGCCATCAGTTATAATCTCGAATCGGGAGCAGGAGAGGCTCTGGTGTATGATTCTCTTGTTACTCTTGAAAAAGAAAATAATTTTATGGGAATCAGGTCCAGGAAGGAGTTGATTTTTCAACTTTCATCCATCATCGCCTTCTTATCCGGGGGCTATTTTGCCACCAAAGATTACAATATTGTGTTCACAGCGACTATCACTCTCGCCATTTTTTCTCTCATCAATGCCTTCTTTATGGTTGAGCCTCCTATTAACAGACAGGAGAACAGTCAAAGTGGCTCGATTGTTCTGAAAATAATTAATTCTCTGATCAAACAGAGCAAAGACAGCATTCTGGTCATAAGAAAAGAAGTCAGGATTGCTTATCTGATTGTATTTACTGAAGGAATCTTTGTCTTCTCCACCTGTCAGTATTTTTATCTTCAGACCTGGTGGAAATCCGAGGGGTTCAGTGAGTGGTATATGGGGATTGTATTTGCGGCCCAGTGTATCATTGCCGGTTTATCAGGATTGGCGGCGCCCGGACTGGACAAAAAGATCGGAGAATTCCGTCTCCTGCTGTTTCTGCCTGTCCTTCTTCTTTTCTCTCTTTGGGGTGTGGCTCTTTCTTCCTGGAAAGCCTTGTTTTTTATATTGACCGGATCTCTTGAAGGAGTTCTGATTGTCACGGTCAGCGATTATATTAATAAATTGATACCCGGAGAGTTCCGGGCCACCATCCTTTCTTACCAATCCATGGTGTTCAGTCTTCTTATGATATTGCTTTTCCCTTTAATGGGTTGGCTGGGAGATAAGTACTCCCTCATATTATCCTTCAAAGTCATTGCTGTTACAGCAACAGCACTCTATGGAATTTACATTTTTACTGTTTTCCGCAGATACAGTAAAGGATGA
- a CDS encoding PilZ domain-containing protein: MDSSNSRKFYRADFKTHGYIHLSDDEQIPFELINISLKGILLNMSDSSLQKGEAYDLRIKLMSTEIEIKTISVLVHEDGIKKGFFFREIDLDSMIHLRRLLELNVPNEGEIEKELSFLKDYS, from the coding sequence ATGGATTCCAGCAACAGTAGAAAGTTTTACCGCGCCGATTTCAAGACACATGGGTATATACATTTAAGTGACGACGAACAGATTCCTTTCGAATTGATCAACATATCCCTCAAAGGCATACTCCTCAACATGAGCGACAGCTCTTTGCAGAAGGGTGAAGCCTATGATCTGAGGATTAAGCTGATGTCAACTGAGATTGAGATCAAAACAATTTCTGTTCTTGTTCACGAAGATGGTATTAAGAAAGGTTTTTTCTTCAGGGAAATCGATCTGGACAGTATGATTCATCTAAGAAGACTTCTTGAATTGAATGTACCCAATGAAGGTGAGATCGAAAAAGAACTTTCTTTTCTTAAAGATTATTCCTGA